One segment of Castanea sativa cultivar Marrone di Chiusa Pesio chromosome 3, ASM4071231v1 DNA contains the following:
- the LOC142628168 gene encoding uncharacterized protein LOC142628168 translates to MSSQLLWFVFVFSIITFVEGNVSIGGEGCSLNDLRGLTSFKAGIQIDSSGRLPKWVGHSCCKWEGIVCDNRTGRVTEMYLPGLISSDEFFFQSQMNGQLSPLITLLTSLEVIDLGGLVGLAGNIPSSIGYHLPNLRKLNLYGNNLTGDVPESIGKLSKLEELLLYENRLSGSLPPSLGRLENLKMLLLYSNQFSGPIPDSFTNLTNLIHLDLHSNYLTGQIPDRIDQLQVLKELDLSNNSLRGKIPQSLTNLTSISVVYLDTNYLEGEIPFPSSFGQLPSLAFLRLHDNSLTGKIPPSFGYLVSLQRVSLANNNLSGAVPSSLGNLVALTELYLGGNRLSGQIPTSIGQLSQLILLSISHNLIQGPLPHEMSLLQNLQTLDLSFNSLELSTIPQWLAELPSLSRIFLAGCGIQGKIPEFLQTTPSPIQELDLSANNLSGSIPAWLGSLTQLYLLNLSRNSLVSNIPDTVTSLQNLGVLDLHLNKLTGPINQIFEIGKSFPDGSLTCIDLSDNSFSGGIEEIGMGAQCGIQFLNLSHNFLEGRIPITIARMTSMQSLDLSCNELSFNLPEALANVSLLETLKLQKNRFTGKIPIGFLELRKLKELDLSDNLLEGEIPVGEPLSNFPESSYSGNKGLCGKPLTPCKLRF, encoded by the coding sequence ATGTCTTCTCAGCTGCtatggtttgtgtttgtgttcagTATCATAACATTTGTAGAGGGAAATGTAAGTATTGGAGGTGAAGGATGCAGCCTCAATGATCTGAGGGGTCTAACCAGTTTCAAGGCCGGAATTCAGATTGACTCGTCTGGCCGGCTACCCAAGTGGGTTGGTCATAGCTGCTGCAAGTGGGAAGGCATTGTCTGTGATAACAGAACCGGCAGGGTAACAGAAATGTATCTTCCGGGACTCATTTCCTCAGATGAATTCTTTTTTCAGTCCCAGATGAATGGCCAGTTATCTCCTTTGATAACACTTCTCACTTCCCTTGAAGTCATTGATCTTGGTGGACTCGTTGGTCTTGCTGGAAACATCCCATCATCGATTGGTTATCACCTCCCGAATCTCCGAAAGCTCAATCTCTATGGCAATAATCTAACTGGTGATGTACCAGAGAGCATTGGTAAGCTGTCAAAACTTGAAGAGCTTCTACTGTACGAAAATAGATTATCTGGGTCACTCCCTCCAAGCCTTGGAAGGCTAGAGAATCTGAAAATGCTGCTTTTATATTCAAACCAATTTTCCGGTCCTATTCCTGATTCCTTTACAAACTTGACAAATTTGATACATTTAGATCTTCACAGTAATTATCTGACTGGTCAAATTCCAGATAGAATCGATCAGTTGCAGGTTTTGAAAGAGCTTGATCTTTCAAACAATTCCTTAAGGGGGAAGATACCCCAGTCATTAACTAATTTAACCTCCATTTCAGTTGTGTACTTGGACACCAATTATCTTGAGGGAGAAATCCCATTTCCATCGAGTTTTGGCCAATTGCCTTCTCTTGCTTTTCTAAGACTGCATGATAACAGTCTGACTGGAAAGATACCACCCAGCTTTGGATATTTGGTCTCCCTCCAAAGAGTTTCTCTAGCAAATAATAACCTTAGTGGAGCAGTTCCCTCCAGTTTGGGGAACTTAGTAGCTTTGACAGAGCTATATCTTGGTGGCAACAGGTTATCTGGCCAAATACCAACATCAATTGGTCAACTTTCTCAGCTTATTCTCTTGAGTATTTCTCATAATTTGATTCAAGGACCATTGCCTCATGAGATGTCATTACTCCAAAATCTTCAAACGCTTGATCTTTCATTCAACAGTTTAGAACTCTCCACTATACCACAGTGGCTGGCAGAACTGCCATCTCTTTCCAGGATCTTCTTGGCGGGATGTGGAATCCAAGGCAAAATTCCAGAGTTCTTGCAAACAACTCCGAGTCCGATACAGGAACTGGACTTATCGGCTAACAATCTCAGTGGAAGCATTCCAGCATGGCTTGGAAGCCTCACTCAGCTCTACTTGTTAAATCTTTCTAGGAATTCACTCGTGTCAAATATTCCTGACACAGTTACAAGTTTGCAAAATTTGGGTGTGCTTGATCTCCACTTAAATAAGTTAACAGGCCCCATAAATCAGATTTTCGAGATAGGAAAAAGCTTTCCTGATGGATCACTAACGTGCATTGATCTTTCTGATAACAGCTTCTCAGGAGGAATTGAAGAAATTGGTATGGGAGCACAATGTGGGATTCAGTTTCTTAATTTATCGCACAACTTCTTGGAAGGCAGAATACCAATAACTATAGCAAGAATGACATCCATGCAAAGTTTGGATTTGAGCTGCAATGAGTTAAGCTTCAACTTGCCAGAGGCTTTAGCAAATGTAAGCTTGTTAGAAACACTGAAGCTGCAGAAAAACCGCTTCACTGGTAAAATACCAATTGGGTTTTTGGAGCTGAGAAAGCTCAAGGAATTGGACTTATCAGATAATCTACTGGAGGGGGAAATCCCTGTGGGAGAACCTCTAAGTAACTTTCCTGAGAGCTCCTACTCTGGGAACAAAGGTTTATGTGGGAAGCCTCTTACTCCTTGTAAGCTGAGGTTTTGA
- the LOC142628169 gene encoding uncharacterized protein LOC142628169: MGACVSAPEGCVGGRLKKRKNRKRRRVGGLKQRVSSRLSEGSLDRVDRSAPSDRSHANPTFQGAGHVEEAWFDSAAVLESDCDEDYQSVADDVSSLNGFEGASISSIPSLRDANHWDHNLNNHHTYSTNYMQKPGDLSTGNSALDSVNEVSRCDGPSNEANHPVYLDEVSSSVDGSPGKEGGVLDNCGILPSNCLPCLASTVHSVEKRRSLSSSPPSSRKKASLKLSFKWKDGNVNGPLFSSKMLLERPIAGSQVPFCPIDKKMLDCWSHIEPSTFKVRAVNYFRDKRKEFASNYAAYYPFGVDVFLSQRKITHIARFVELPSVNSSGNLPPLLIVNVQVPLYPTTIFQGETDGEGMSFVLYFKLNESYAKELPSNFQENIRRLMHDEVEKVKGFPVDSIVPFRERLKILGRVANVEDLHLSAPERKLMQAYNEKPVLSRPQHEFYSGDNYFEIDLDMHRFSYISRKGFEAFLDRLKICILDVGLTIQGNKAEELPEQILCCIRLNGIDYMNYKQLGNNQEPL, from the exons atgGGGGCGTGTGTTTCCGCCCCTGAAGGGTGTGTTGGTGGGagattgaagaagaggaagaaccGGAAAAGGAGGAGAGTAGGAGGACTCAAACAAAGGGTCTCTTCCCGTTTATCTGAGGGATCACTGGACAGGGTTGATAGGTCTGCACCATCTGATAGATCCCATGCCAACCCCACTTTCCAAG GAGCAGGACATGTTGAAGAGGCATGGTTTGATTCAGCTGCAGTTCTGGAGTCTGACTGTGACGAAGATTACCAAAGTGTTGCAGATG ATGTGTCATCTCTGAACGGCTTTGAAGGGGCATCCATATCAAGTATTCCATCTCTGAGAGATGCCAATCATTGGGACCATAATCTCAATAACCATCATACTTATTCCACCAATTATATGCAGAAACCGGGGGATTTGTCAACAGGGAATTCTGCACTCGACTCTGTTAATGAGGTATCTAGATGTGATGGACCTTCAAATGAAGCAAACCATCCTGTGTACCTTGATGAAGTCTCCTCGTCTGTGGATGGAAGTCCTGGCAAGGAGGGAGGAGTGTTAGATAACTGTGGGATTCTTCCAAGCAACTGCTTACCTTGTCTTGCATCCACTGTTCATTCAGTTGAAAAGAGAAGATCATTAAGTTCTAGTCCCCCAAGTTCGAGAAAAAAGGCTTCCTTAAAGCTTTCCTTCAAATGGAAAGATGGAAATGTGAATGGCCCTCTAT TTTCCTCGAAGATGCTTCTGGAAAGGCCAATAGCAGGTTCCCAAGTACCTTTTTGTCCAATAGATAAGAAAATGCTTGATTGTTGGTCACATATTGAGCCAAGTACTTTCAAAGTTCGGGCTGTAAATTATTTTAG GGACAAGAGGAAGGAGTTTGCTTCTAATTATGCTGCATATTATCCCTTTGGTGTTGATGTATTCTTATCTCAGAGGAAAATAACTCATATAGCTCGTTTTGTGGAACTCCCCTCTGTTAATTCTTCTGGAAACCTCCCACCTCTTCTCATTGTAAATGTCCAG GTTCCGTTGTACCCTACCACAATTTTTCAGGGTGAAACTGATGGAGAAGGAATGAGTTTCGTATTGTACTttaagcttaatgaaagttaTGCTAAGGAGCTTCCAtccaattttcaagaaaatatcaga AGGTTAATGCACGATGAagttgaaaaagtgaaagggtTTCCTGTTGATTCAATTGTACCATTTCGGGAAAGGTTGAAGATATTGGGCCGTGTTGCAAATGTGGAAGATCTTCATTTGAGTGCGCCAGAGCGGAAGCTTATGCAGGCTTACAATGAAAAACCTGTTCTTTCACGTCCTCAACATGAGTTTTACTCG GGAGACAATTACTTCGAGATTGATTTGGATATGCACAGATTCAGTTATATCTCTAGGAAAGGGTTTGAAGCATTCCTGGACAGACTAAAGATCTGCATCTTGGACGTTGGCCTCACTATtcag GGAAACAAGGCTGAAGAGTTGCCCGAGCAGATCTTATGTTGTATACGACTAAACGGAATTGACTACATGAATTACAAGCAACTGGGGAATAATCAGGAGCCCCTTTGA